In the Helicobacter sp. 'house sparrow 1' genome, GTTTTCATTTACTTTTTTTTACTTTTAGGGAGCTGTTTTTAACAGTTTTTAATAAAAATTTTTATTTAATTTTTATATTCATTTATGGCAAAAAATCTCTAAAAAATTAATACTAGTTAATTTATTTTTTAATGTTTTTAATCCAAAAATTTATTGGTTTGATTAAAATTATCTTTATTGTCTCTTTGTTATTTCTTGATTTTTTATGTAAATAAAATAAAATTCTCCTGATTCTAAAGAATGGTTTGTATGAGTTGTTTAGTTAAAATACATAAAATTTGATACCATCCAGAGATTTAAAATAAGCTTCTAGGTCCTGTTTGATTTGAAAAAACTAGAAGCTTTAATGAGATACTTTATAAGCTGTTTTACTTTTTATATCTTTATTTCCACTCCATCAACAAGAAGCTTTTTAACACATTTGGCATGGAGTAAAAAATGAAGTGCCTCTTGTGTGGATGAGGCTATATTGGGAATTTCAAATATTGAGAAATCAGCATCTTTTTGAGGGGATAGTATCCCATTATTTAACCCTAGGTTTTTGGCACTATAATGAGTTGCACACAAAATGAGATTTTGGCTAAGTTTTGAGGGTTCATAATCATAATAAGAAAAGAGTGCATATCTTAATTCATCAATGAAATTAAGATTGTTGTTTGAGCTCTTTCCATCTGTAGCAATGGAAATTTTGTTCCAAGCAATGGAGTTGAGATTTAGTAGTTTGTTATTTAAAAGTCTATTGGATCTAGGGCAAGTAACAATGCTTCCAGTAGAACAAATTCTCTCTAACTCATTTTGATTAGCAAAGAGACAATGCACAAAAAGTGTATCTAACCCTTCAAAGAGATTTAAAAATTCTTCGATTTCATAGAGAGATTTTGGCTCTTTGATACCCAAGGTTTTGATATAGAAATCTTTAAACCATCCAGAGCTATTTTCTAACCATTCCCTTTCTTGTAAGGATTCTAAAAAATGGACAGAAGTTTTAAGATCTTGTTTTTTTGCAAGATCTAGAACTTTTTTTGCCAAAATAAAATGCACGGAGTAGGGGGAATGTATCGCAATGGAAGGGATAAATTTTTTTGAAGCTAGTTGCTTTGAAGCTTCAAGGCGCTGTAAAAAGTTGCTGTATAGAAAATCTACTGCACTTGGGTTAGAACCTATGATTTCATTAAAAAACAAGACTTTAAGGGGAGATTGTGAAAGTGCTAGCATATCTTGACCATAGCTACTGATAGCACCTACACTTCCTACACCACTTTGTAATTGTTCTTTGATAGCATTTTGTAGTATTGTGTCATCATCTTGCAATACCTCATCTCGATTTTTTATCACACTATCGAGCCATTTATCAAAACCACCATAAGTAAAAGAGGTCGTATTTTTACTAAATTCAAAATGGATGTGAGGATTTATAAAACTTGGTAGTAAAACACAATCTTCATAAAAGATAGCATCTTGGTATTTTTTAGAAAGATCAGAGAAATTGCCAACCTCTAAAATTTCATTTCCAAAGGCTATTGCACCATTGTCTAAAATATCAAAGGTTTCATTACATAAAAAAACCTTGCTTGCACCTATAACTCTAATTTGTTGCATCTTGTTTGATTGTTATATCTAATTTATTAAAAGGTATTTCAATACCCTCTTTATCTAGAGCTACCTTTACCCTTTCAATAAGCTCACTTTTTACATTAAAAACACCATTTTCAATTTTTGCCCACACGCGAACCGTAAAATTTAAAGAGCTTGCACCAAGGTCAGTAATCCCTACAAAGGCTGGAAGATCATTATCAATCTTATCCATATTTGCAATCACTTCTTTGATAACACTCCTAACCTTTTCAATATCACTATTGTATCCTACACCACAAACCCACTCAATCCTTCTTCTCTCGCTATCTGTAGAATTAATAATATTTGCACCTACAATATTGCGATTTGGGAGAATAGCTAATCTATCATCAGCCATTCTTATTGAAGTATTAAAAAGATTGACAGCTTCGACTTTACCTGAAATTGTTCCAAGCTCTACCACATCATTTTTTTTAAATGGTCTTAATACAATAAGGATAATACCTCCAGCAATGCTTGATAGAGAATCTTTGAGGGCTAAGGCAATTGCTACTCCTGCAGTTCCTACTACTGTCAAAATTGAAGTAGTCTGTACGCCTAGAGTTCCAAGGGTAGTAACTACAGTAATAATGATGCAAATAATAAAGCCTAATTGTGCTAGAAAGTTTGCTAGGATCTCATCTTTTTTTGAAAGAAATTTTAGAATTCTTGATTTTGTGAATTTGGCAAAATACCACCCCATAATAAGCATAATAATGGCTTTTAAAAGATTGATACCTATAGTTTGTAGTAGAGGTAAATAGGATATGAAAAATTCTTTATTCATAAATCTTTCCTTTTAGGATTGTTTTTTCTATCTTTCCAAAAAGAGTTTGATTGAAATAGGGAGAATAGCTATCTTGGCATTTAAAGCTTGAGCTTAGATCCAGAATAATTAAGTCTGCATCATAATCTTTTTCTAATCTTCCCTTTGGAATTTTTAGGAAATTTGCTTGATTTTTTGAGGTAAGCTCAGAGAGTTTTTCAAGTGTGATAATATTTTCCTTGACAAGAAAAGTATATAGGATTGAAAAATAATGATGGATAATATCTACTCCACAACTTGCAAGTTCAAAAACCTTGTCTTTTTGAGAATTGTAGGTTGCATTTTGAAGACTGCTTAAGCAATGTATTTGATTATTTTGCAACCTTGAAATGAGTGCTTGTTGTTTATCTTTGTGCTTGAGAGGCGGAAACATTTTTGCCTTTGTTGCATAATTGATGTAGGCCTCTTCATTTAGAACTAGATGATGGACAGGAGTTTGTATCGTGATCTTTGCTCCTTTTTGATTGGAAAATAATACATCTTCAAAGGCATCAGTAATTGTTAGAAGCATTCTTGCTTGTGTATTTTTACTGATACAACACATTTTTATGATTTCTTTTTCCCAAGCAATGCTAGGAATGCTTGGCAGTCCAAGCTGGGTTGCTAAAAGCCCTTCATCTACCACGCCATAAGCAAGCTCTCTATCACAGGGTAAAGAAATAAAGGGAATATCTAGCATGTTTGCATAATGTGTGAGCGTAAGGAGATTTTGTCCTTCCAAATCTTGGCTTTGTATGTGAATAGCTCTTGCTCCTAAAGTTTTTAAAGATGCGATATTTGCAATTTTGTTTTGCATATCAAGGGGATAAATACTTGAGAAGATATTTTGTGGCAGAGTGTGATTGATGAGTTCAACAAGTTCAATGATAGATTCTGTGCTTGCTTGTGGATTATAATCTGCATAAAGAAGGACACTTCCAACGCCACCGCTTAAACATTTTTTTGATAAGGATTTTAGAGTTTGGGTTGAGAGAGATTTATTTTTTGGATAGATACCAATATCAATGAGTGCTGGTAGTATAACTTTGTCTTTACAATCAATAACTTCCTCACCGCTTTCAGGAGTAAGTTTAGAATCTATGGCAAAAATTTTACCATCTTTGACACGGATGTTAGATTCCCTAGTGCCAGAATAATCGCAAATTACGCCATTTATAAGCAACATAGTAAAATCCTTTTTTATGGGATTTTACTATATTTTTTTAAAGCTCAAAAGACTATTTGCTTCTTGTGAGTGCAATATTTTTGATGTATTCATCTGCGAGATAAAGCCCGCTACCTGCATCACCAATTAATTTTATTTTGTCTAAAATTCCTCTAAAAAGAGCTTCTTCTTCGTGTTGTTCTGATACATACCATTGCAAGAAGTTAAAAGTTGAATAATCCTTGTTTTTTAAAACAAAATCCACAAGTTCGTTGATGGATTTTGTAATTTCTTTCTCGTGTTTGAAAGTTTCTTCAAAAACTTCTAAAAGATCTTTAAAATTTGTTTTTGGTGCAGGAACTGCTGCAAGTTCTACTTTAGAATCTGTTTCATTTAAATAAGTGATTAATCTTTTAGCATGATCACTTTCTTCCCCTGCGTGATTAAATAAAAACTTACCAGCACCATCAAAGCTGTGCTCATAGCACCAAGAACTCATACTAAGATAAAGGTTTGCAGCATACATTTCTTTATTAACTTGCTGGTTTAGTAGTTTAATCGTCTCTTGTGATAACA is a window encoding:
- a CDS encoding ferritin — translated: MLSQETIKLLNQQVNKEMYAANLYLSMSSWCYEHSFDGAGKFLFNHAGEESDHAKRLITYLNETDSKVELAAVPAPKTNFKDLLEVFEETFKHEKEITKSINELVDFVLKNKDYSTFNFLQWYVSEQHEEEALFRGILDKIKLIGDAGSGLYLADEYIKNIALTRSK
- the mqnF gene encoding aminofutalosine deaminase family hydrolase, with amino-acid sequence MQQIRVIGASKVFLCNETFDILDNGAIAFGNEILEVGNFSDLSKKYQDAIFYEDCVLLPSFINPHIHFEFSKNTTSFTYGGFDKWLDSVIKNRDEVLQDDDTILQNAIKEQLQSGVGSVGAISSYGQDMLALSQSPLKVLFFNEIIGSNPSAVDFLYSNFLQRLEASKQLASKKFIPSIAIHSPYSVHFILAKKVLDLAKKQDLKTSVHFLESLQEREWLENSSGWFKDFYIKTLGIKEPKSLYEIEEFLNLFEGLDTLFVHCLFANQNELERICSTGSIVTCPRSNRLLNNKLLNLNSIAWNKISIATDGKSSNNNLNFIDELRYALFSYYDYEPSKLSQNLILCATHYSAKNLGLNNGILSPQKDADFSIFEIPNIASSTQEALHFLLHAKCVKKLLVDGVEIKI
- a CDS encoding amidohydrolase family protein gives rise to the protein MLLINGVICDYSGTRESNIRVKDGKIFAIDSKLTPESGEEVIDCKDKVILPALIDIGIYPKNKSLSTQTLKSLSKKCLSGGVGSVLLYADYNPQASTESIIELVELINHTLPQNIFSSIYPLDMQNKIANIASLKTLGARAIHIQSQDLEGQNLLTLTHYANMLDIPFISLPCDRELAYGVVDEGLLATQLGLPSIPSIAWEKEIIKMCCISKNTQARMLLTITDAFEDVLFSNQKGAKITIQTPVHHLVLNEEAYINYATKAKMFPPLKHKDKQQALISRLQNNQIHCLSSLQNATYNSQKDKVFELASCGVDIIHHYFSILYTFLVKENIITLEKLSELTSKNQANFLKIPKGRLEKDYDADLIILDLSSSFKCQDSYSPYFNQTLFGKIEKTILKGKIYE
- the mscS gene encoding small-conductance mechanosensitive channel MscS → MNKEFFISYLPLLQTIGINLLKAIIMLIMGWYFAKFTKSRILKFLSKKDEILANFLAQLGFIICIIITVVTTLGTLGVQTTSILTVVGTAGVAIALALKDSLSSIAGGIILIVLRPFKKNDVVELGTISGKVEAVNLFNTSIRMADDRLAILPNRNIVGANIINSTDSERRRIEWVCGVGYNSDIEKVRSVIKEVIANMDKIDNDLPAFVGITDLGASSLNFTVRVWAKIENGVFNVKSELIERVKVALDKEGIEIPFNKLDITIKQDATN